One segment of Nostoc piscinale CENA21 DNA contains the following:
- a CDS encoding aspartyl/asparaginyl beta-hydroxylase domain-containing protein — protein sequence MSTFNEYHLDPKQFPFLQTLQDEWQVIRNEFRYFIQQASPEELRFAYDVLGPKSKTIKTKGNSKYSAFGILFQGLFIEKYIQLHQIQYPEYDTDEASEKALILRNKYFPNLAKAIKKVNFSEDNILRNVYFGTFHPGLDIKLHVNYNPHMNRGYLGLIVPEGDVAMKICHDKLYWNEGKFLILDHSYPHCPHNYTDYDRTVLVVDFFKPEKPRAEVRGFEQEQVTQRMQDNPYSLGVFGKSDQANVEDFIKYGLAHQLEWDKAL from the coding sequence ATGTCAACTTTTAATGAATATCATCTCGATCCCAAGCAATTTCCATTTCTCCAAACTCTTCAAGATGAATGGCAAGTAATTAGAAATGAGTTTAGGTACTTCATACAGCAGGCATCGCCTGAAGAATTAAGATTTGCTTACGATGTTTTGGGGCCTAAAAGTAAAACAATTAAAACTAAAGGTAATTCAAAATATAGTGCCTTTGGAATTTTATTCCAAGGTTTATTTATTGAAAAATATATTCAATTACATCAGATTCAATATCCAGAATATGACACAGATGAGGCATCAGAAAAAGCTTTAATCTTAAGAAATAAATATTTCCCAAATTTGGCGAAGGCTATTAAAAAAGTAAATTTTAGTGAAGATAATATCCTGAGAAATGTTTATTTTGGGACATTCCATCCAGGCTTAGATATCAAGCTGCATGTTAACTATAACCCACACATGAATCGCGGCTATTTGGGCTTGATTGTGCCGGAGGGTGATGTGGCGATGAAAATCTGCCATGACAAACTTTATTGGAATGAGGGTAAGTTTTTGATTTTAGATCACAGCTACCCCCACTGTCCGCACAATTATACTGATTATGATCGAACTGTTTTGGTTGTAGACTTTTTTAAACCAGAAAAACCTAGAGCAGAAGTCAGAGGATTTGAACAAGAGCAAGTTACACAACGTATGCAAGACAATCCTTACAGTTTAGGTGTGTTTGGTAAGAGTGATCAGGCAAATGTAGAAGATTTTATCAAGTATGGTTTAGCTCATCAATTAGAGTGGGATAAGGCTTTGTAA
- a CDS encoding DUF4437 domain-containing protein — MVQAYEDNKSSYLQHHNVNLPETDTSNQTWTGRKHIETEASLNSVINFPQVPFEVTNFVTGEYGTTQLLSINDSTGESTQRVILKQGWNAPIGHFTTDVEIFVLTGTLCQGGFKLRNLSYSFIPAGIPTGPWKTEEDTILLWMPDTTPTYITEDYASLEQIPATSLYHANMQTHPRMAEYVPLQELHAMKWESTTFLPPGSARKSLYTNKKTGRATWVLGLVPMWIEGNFYAGHPTTEEAYVISGDVLGHWSMSDDPFNRRYAAMCKDGYYWRPAHVPHGPFWTESGALLLFRTSDRLDCYWILHNPDITQQDDARLQSALNQHK, encoded by the coding sequence AGTAATCAAACTTGGACAGGACGCAAACATATCGAAACAGAAGCATCACTCAACTCAGTGATTAACTTCCCGCAAGTGCCATTTGAGGTAACAAACTTTGTCACTGGTGAATATGGTACGACTCAGCTTTTATCCATCAACGACAGTACTGGTGAGTCTACACAACGAGTTATCCTCAAACAAGGTTGGAACGCACCTATCGGTCATTTCACCACAGATGTAGAAATTTTCGTCCTGACAGGTACACTTTGCCAAGGTGGATTTAAACTTCGCAATCTCAGTTACTCATTTATCCCCGCTGGTATACCTACAGGCCCTTGGAAAACTGAAGAAGACACAATTCTGTTGTGGATGCCAGATACTACCCCCACTTATATTACAGAAGACTATGCCAGCCTAGAGCAAATTCCCGCCACTTCTTTATACCACGCGAATATGCAGACGCACCCACGCATGGCTGAGTATGTACCATTGCAAGAACTCCACGCCATGAAATGGGAAAGCACAACTTTCTTACCGCCTGGTTCAGCGCGTAAAAGTTTGTATACCAACAAAAAAACCGGACGCGCCACCTGGGTTCTTGGTTTAGTGCCAATGTGGATAGAAGGTAACTTTTATGCAGGTCATCCCACTACCGAAGAAGCTTATGTCATCAGTGGAGATGTACTGGGACATTGGTCGATGAGCGATGATCCATTTAATAGACGTTATGCAGCAATGTGCAAAGATGGTTACTATTGGCGACCAGCCCATGTTCCCCACGGCCCATTTTGGACAGAAAGTGGCGCACTGCTGTTATTTCGGACGAGCGATCGCTTAGATTGTTATTGGATACTGCATAACCCAGATATTACTCAGCAAGATGATGCACGTCTTCAGTCGGCGCTGAATCAGCACAAGTAA